One genomic segment of Drosophila willistoni isolate 14030-0811.24 unplaced genomic scaffold, UCI_dwil_1.1 Seg426, whole genome shotgun sequence includes these proteins:
- the LOC124461406 gene encoding uncharacterized protein LOC124461406, with the protein MYLKILLQQVWRSKIDWDEEIPPNLQDMWQSWLSFLPLIENMQIPRCYFKNWHAHDCRVQIHVFVDAGEDAYSAVAYFRIEQNNQILLSLVSAKSKVAPLQPLSIPRLELQAAVTGARLMKNIIAQHEIDFEECYLWTDSKTVLAWLDGDPRRYQQYVMFRIAEICELTEARNWRWVPSKLNVADIATKRQHRPETYTQWFEGPKFLKLPPADWPTETTNERTVTEELRPRFIHMRREPARINYEYFFKMESIDQGNSMLACL; encoded by the coding sequence ATGTATCTCAAAATACTGCTCCAACAAGTTTGGCGATCGAAGATTGATTGGGATGAGGAAATACCACCCAATCTGCAGGATATGTGGCAATCATGGCTGTCCTTCTTACCCTTGATAGAGAACATGCAAATTCCAAGAtgctattttaaaaattggcaTGCGCACGACTGCCGAGTTCAAATTCACGTATTCGTGGATGCGGGAGAAGACGCCTACTCTGCCGTTGCGTATTTCCGTATCGAACAAAATAACCAAATACTTTTGAGTCTCGTTTCAGCCAAATCCAAGGTAGCTCCGTTGCAGCCGCTCTCGATACCCCGCTTGGAGCTACAGGCAGCAGTAACTGGAGCGCGACTGATGAAAAACATAATAGCACAACATGAAATCGACTTTGAGGAATGTTACTTATGGACCGACTCGAAAACGGTACTAGCGTGGCTCGATGGAGACCCACGACGATATCAACAATATGTAATGTTTAGGATAGCCGAGATATGTGAGCTCACCGAGGCCAGAAACTGGAGATGGGTACCAAGCAAACTAAATGTTGCGGACATCGCCACCAAACGACAACATAGGCCTGAAACATACACACAATGGTTCGAAGGAcccaaatttttaaaactacCGCCGGCAGATTGGCCGACGGAAACTACCAATGAAAGGACAGTCACTGAGGAACTGCGTCCTCGTTTCATTCACATGCGAAGGGAACCAGCAAGAATCAATTACGAGTACTTTTTTAAAATGGAATCGATTGACCAGGGCAATAGCATGTTGGCTTGCCTATAA